A section of the Paenibacillus aurantius genome encodes:
- a CDS encoding helix-turn-helix transcriptional regulator, whose protein sequence is MDDLERREALADFLTTRRARLSPADVNLPSTSRRRTPGLRREEIAQLANIGTSWYVALEQGRNVHPSEQVLESLAEALQLTFAERRHLFRLAQPLSSTLTNTPPEETVSPSLRQAVQALNPHPAYIIGRRWDLLIWNRAAELVFSFSDIAPPHSRNLIWRTFTSPVLRRHWNWEQLAQSLIAQFRADCARYPGDPWFGELIEDLKQNSEEFSSWWSRHDVKRIPDGLKQMEHEKLGALEFDHVTLEVADGTDQKFILYTCASKTSAKLSPLLER, encoded by the coding sequence ATGGACGATTTAGAGAGGCGGGAAGCTCTAGCCGATTTTCTAACGACACGCAGGGCCCGTTTGTCCCCGGCGGATGTAAATCTTCCTTCAACCAGCCGTCGTCGGACGCCCGGACTGAGACGTGAGGAAATAGCCCAATTGGCCAATATCGGAACCTCCTGGTATGTGGCCTTGGAACAGGGGAGAAACGTTCATCCCTCTGAACAAGTTTTGGAGAGCCTGGCCGAGGCGCTTCAACTGACTTTTGCTGAGCGCCGGCATCTGTTCCGGTTGGCCCAGCCGTTATCCTCGACCCTAACGAATACTCCGCCGGAGGAAACCGTCAGCCCTTCCTTGCGGCAGGCGGTACAAGCCCTCAATCCCCATCCCGCCTACATCATAGGAAGACGGTGGGACCTGCTGATCTGGAACAGGGCCGCGGAGCTTGTTTTTTCCTTTTCGGATATAGCTCCTCCTCATTCACGAAATTTAATTTGGCGGACCTTCACGAGTCCCGTGTTGCGCCGGCATTGGAATTGGGAGCAGCTTGCCCAAAGTCTGATTGCTCAGTTTCGCGCAGACTGTGCGCGTTACCCGGGAGATCCGTGGTTCGGGGAATTGATCGAAGATCTCAAGCAGAACAGTGAGGAATTCTCCTCATGGTGGTCCCGCCATGATGTGAAAAGAATCCCGGATGGTCTTAAGCAAATGGAGCACGAGAAGCTAGGGGCCCTCGAATTTGATCATGTCACCCTGGAGGTTGCTGACGGAACGGATCAGAAGTTCATTCTTTATACCTGTGCATCGAAGACCTCTGCCAAGCTCTCGCCGCTTTTGGAAAGGTAA
- a CDS encoding NAD-dependent epimerase/dehydratase family protein: MKILVTGATGRVGSRLVPRLLQRGYSVGVLVRQPSQAQALKDQGAEMIEGDLLQPDSLSHAVLNRDAVIHLGAFFRGATPEETQAVNVAGTLALARSAVQAGVSRFLFASTNLVYGPGQSRLFQEEDPPNPAAPYPRAKAAAEHALMELHRDHGLGVQILRLAFVYGEGDPHLAEGLQWFRHWNHTQRIHLVHHTDVAQAVILAMEAKNSEGQIYNVADGEPVTAAEIMKIHHEPIDETAKDRPLDWSWLQLVDTTKIRDRFGFSPLYPALRDAVEAGVL; this comes from the coding sequence ATGAAGATTTTGGTTACAGGTGCCACCGGCCGTGTGGGAAGCCGGCTTGTCCCGCGTCTGCTGCAGCGCGGATATTCCGTAGGTGTACTGGTCCGGCAGCCATCCCAAGCCCAAGCTTTGAAGGATCAGGGCGCGGAGATGATAGAAGGGGATTTGCTTCAGCCGGACTCCCTGTCTCATGCCGTCCTTAACCGGGATGCCGTTATTCATTTGGGGGCCTTTTTCCGCGGCGCAACCCCAGAGGAAACACAGGCTGTTAATGTGGCAGGGACTCTGGCTTTAGCCCGATCGGCTGTGCAGGCAGGTGTTTCACGTTTCCTCTTTGCAAGCACTAATCTTGTCTACGGCCCGGGTCAGAGCAGGCTTTTCCAAGAGGAGGATCCTCCTAACCCGGCTGCCCCCTATCCGAGGGCCAAAGCTGCGGCCGAGCATGCCCTGATGGAGCTTCACCGTGACCACGGTCTAGGCGTGCAAATTCTTCGGCTGGCTTTTGTATACGGGGAGGGGGATCCGCACCTGGCGGAAGGCTTGCAATGGTTTCGCCACTGGAACCATACACAGCGGATTCACCTGGTCCACCATACGGATGTAGCCCAGGCGGTTATCCTTGCCATGGAAGCGAAAAATAGCGAAGGGCAAATTTATAATGTAGCCGACGGTGAGCCGGTGACGGCAGCCGAAATTATGAAGATCCACCACGAACCGATCGACGAGACCGCAAAGGATCGTCCCCTTGATTGGTCTTGGCTGCAGCTCGTAGACACAACTAAAATTCGGGATCGGTTTGGGTTCAGCCCCCTGTACCCTGCGCTGCGCGATGCGGTTGAAGCCGGTGTTCTTTAA
- a CDS encoding GNAT family N-acetyltransferase — MRRIKKMSYPIIRSVHHEELAALLELYKHLHQEDDPVDLEQISGLWEEILKDEMMKIMVAEVEGQIVSSCVVTLIKNLTRGGRPYGLIENVVTHSDFRKKGYGRMVLNKAIAYAKERRCYKLMLMTGSQREEIHTFYSRCGFQKGIKTGFLMKMG; from the coding sequence TTGAGGAGGATAAAGAAAATGTCCTATCCCATCATTAGATCGGTTCATCATGAGGAGTTAGCCGCTCTCCTTGAATTGTACAAGCATCTTCACCAAGAGGATGATCCCGTTGACCTTGAACAAATCAGCGGACTATGGGAGGAGATCCTAAAGGACGAGATGATGAAGATCATGGTAGCGGAAGTTGAGGGCCAGATCGTTTCCTCCTGCGTCGTCACCCTAATCAAGAACCTAACTAGAGGGGGACGGCCTTACGGCTTGATCGAGAATGTGGTCACCCATTCCGATTTCAGAAAAAAGGGTTACGGTAGAATGGTTTTAAACAAAGCGATAGCTTACGCCAAAGAGAGGCGCTGCTATAAGCTCATGCTTATGACGGGCTCCCAAAGAGAAGAGATCCATACTTTTTACAGCAGGTGCGGCTTTCAGAAAGGGATAAAGACAGGTTTTCTTATGAAGATGGGGTAA
- a CDS encoding TPM domain-containing protein, translated as MRTIRSFLLVLGLMLSLVMPAFAATTGLVHDEAGMFPAGNSKTLEETAQKGAYTFHILTVTSLKGEEPQAYADRVYREWGLGPEDILLLLSRTDRRVEMNFRNPELLRKLEARMGRSQPIDAFVAEEFIPYAQAGDFTGGAVNLMRAVQELPTAPAAGTGSAPEGIPSTNRTGSSGLPVGPLVLGLAAAALAMYLMYSWRMRGRLVRLRGEAESTFVAITRTSEELREYIGLVQGETEKLVQAADGKLTDLTVRANELVSALKEHGGSFLNAAGLGRFLGEMEARHASLKSEYDEVHKEVEHLEKVDKSVKSKVTDLSSRLQSLKAETDKLAQENSFPLTELYSRLDELEKAIAQAGELVPFDPVEAEKAGGEAEAVLTMLATDVQDVGRYEKDRRAFPDSAGRIREEVGRLIAEHRLKLPDFDPYARLERAEKLSGELLAALQAGRMEEVRRLAEERDGLAREALDRTKRQGELRERNRADLAGLEERIRRIRQEDNGLQAELSRVRAEYDETHWRELLNRESVVEQTLSEIDRGLPSIRTETDEEHQAFEAAREKLDALLTKASSAESWLEEAGRLGRELDRTLQSLRLRKQEAWQTYNGLLEAVRSRGLSLASSSGLGGLAGQLAAWNSRSEGALASAPYNLAEADRQVSGLTEAVRSFAELANRLASQKEAAERALLEADARYRAMQGPFGGSSYGRSYASMRQQARQLLEAGAYQEAYRQGSELLQLVAALELQNRPAAGPGGFGYPRSRGGGGYSGGGSWGPGSSGRSSGGGNWGGGSSGNQSGGSKW; from the coding sequence ATGCGTACCATTAGAAGCTTCCTGCTTGTGCTCGGGCTTATGCTCAGCCTGGTAATGCCGGCTTTCGCCGCGACTACAGGCCTGGTGCATGACGAGGCCGGAATGTTTCCTGCAGGAAATAGTAAGACCTTAGAAGAGACCGCGCAAAAGGGCGCTTATACCTTTCATATTCTGACCGTTACCAGTTTAAAAGGAGAGGAACCGCAGGCCTATGCAGACCGGGTGTACCGGGAGTGGGGGCTCGGCCCTGAAGATATTCTGCTGCTCCTTTCCCGGACGGACCGGCGGGTGGAGATGAACTTTCGCAATCCGGAGCTGCTGCGGAAGCTCGAAGCGCGCATGGGGCGCTCCCAGCCGATCGACGCTTTTGTGGCGGAAGAATTCATTCCCTATGCCCAAGCGGGGGATTTCACCGGCGGGGCGGTTAATTTAATGCGGGCGGTTCAAGAGCTTCCGACTGCCCCGGCCGCCGGGACCGGGTCGGCTCCCGAAGGTATTCCGTCGACGAACCGGACAGGGAGCTCCGGCTTGCCTGTCGGCCCGCTCGTGCTTGGTCTGGCCGCAGCTGCTCTAGCCATGTATCTTATGTACAGCTGGCGGATGCGGGGCCGGCTGGTCCGCCTGCGCGGCGAGGCGGAGTCCACGTTCGTGGCGATCACCCGCACGTCCGAGGAACTGAGGGAGTACATCGGACTCGTGCAGGGCGAGACGGAGAAGCTGGTTCAGGCCGCCGACGGGAAGTTGACGGATTTGACCGTAAGGGCGAATGAGCTGGTGTCTGCCTTGAAGGAGCATGGCGGTTCTTTCCTGAACGCAGCCGGTCTAGGACGGTTTCTGGGCGAGATGGAAGCCCGCCATGCTTCGTTGAAGTCGGAATACGATGAGGTCCATAAGGAAGTCGAGCATCTGGAGAAGGTCGACAAGTCCGTTAAGAGCAAGGTGACCGACCTGTCTTCCCGGCTGCAATCCCTGAAGGCCGAAACGGACAAGCTGGCGCAGGAAAATAGCTTCCCGTTAACGGAGCTTTACAGCCGGCTGGACGAACTGGAGAAGGCCATTGCCCAGGCGGGGGAGCTCGTCCCCTTTGATCCGGTGGAGGCCGAGAAGGCGGGCGGGGAGGCGGAAGCGGTCCTGACGATGCTTGCGACCGATGTGCAGGACGTCGGCCGGTATGAGAAAGACCGCCGGGCGTTTCCCGATTCGGCGGGCCGGATCCGGGAGGAGGTGGGCCGCCTTATCGCGGAGCATCGGCTGAAGCTGCCGGACTTCGATCCTTATGCCCGCCTCGAGCGGGCGGAGAAGCTGTCGGGAGAGCTCCTTGCCGCGCTGCAGGCCGGAAGGATGGAGGAAGTCCGCCGGCTGGCGGAGGAGCGGGACGGGCTTGCCCGGGAGGCGCTCGACCGGACGAAGAGACAGGGCGAGCTCCGGGAGCGCAACCGCGCCGATCTGGCCGGGCTCGAGGAAAGGATCCGGAGGATCCGGCAGGAGGACAACGGTCTTCAGGCAGAGCTTAGCCGGGTGAGGGCCGAGTATGACGAGACCCATTGGCGGGAGCTGCTAAACCGGGAGAGTGTGGTGGAGCAGACTCTAAGCGAAATCGACCGGGGGCTGCCATCGATCCGGACCGAAACGGATGAGGAGCACCAAGCGTTCGAGGCGGCCCGGGAGAAGCTCGATGCCCTGCTTACAAAAGCTTCCTCGGCCGAGAGCTGGCTCGAGGAAGCCGGCCGTCTCGGCCGGGAGCTCGACCGGACGCTTCAGAGCCTGAGGCTCCGGAAGCAGGAGGCTTGGCAGACGTACAATGGGCTGCTGGAAGCTGTCCGAAGCCGGGGCCTCAGCCTGGCGAGCTCCTCCGGACTCGGCGGACTAGCCGGGCAGCTCGCAGCCTGGAACAGCCGCTCGGAAGGCGCGCTGGCTTCCGCCCCGTACAACCTGGCGGAGGCCGACCGGCAGGTGTCCGGGCTGACGGAAGCGGTACGAAGCTTCGCTGAGCTGGCGAACCGGCTGGCTTCCCAGAAGGAAGCGGCCGAGCGCGCGCTGCTGGAAGCGGATGCCCGCTACCGGGCGATGCAGGGCCCCTTCGGGGGCTCCTCCTACGGGCGGTCCTACGCCTCCATGAGGCAGCAGGCCAGACAGCTTCTCGAGGCCGGCGCCTATCAAGAGGCCTACCGGCAAGGGAGCGAGCTCCTTCAGCTGGTCGCGGCGCTGGAGCTGCAGAACCGGCCAGCCGCCGGCCCGGGGGGCTTCGGCTATCCCCGCTCCCGCGGGGGAGGCGGGTATTCGGGCGGCGGGTCCTGGGGCCCCGGCTCGTCGGGACGGTCCTCCGGAGGAGGAAACTGGGGCGGGGGCTCATCCGGTAACCAATCCGGCGGCTCCAAGTGGTAG
- a CDS encoding GGDEF domain-containing protein encodes MPTTARRSLQPLDLGRYQQERDLQMLQRLRYSSFLLLALAPFQLYADFFLYRDASPASFRYILLAIHVIGLLLSLLYLMPYPRKRMTGHRFGLSPSVVITAYSCLYLGGGILASLNSQSLTGNVDAYVVILFAVAVLLPYRPVPFLVIVAAGHALFLLLLAHVSRDPFALVSKQINTSAAALMSVVAVFTFDRLRFKNFRHRVMLEEKEEHLRRLFMINPLPLVLTSMDGERVILHNDKAKDWLGLYEEGREAPVSSLLYRDETDRLEIAAGLEQNGRIPNRMLPVTLPSGETRWVIVNYERMDYAGEACVLIGMTDISELKRLEDELTRHATTDELTGVLNRRQGMLLLQRELEESERTHRGFVLGFVDINGLKQVNDRYGHAEGDDLIATASGVMQQHLRPGEFLFRFGGDEFVMVLRGGLKEAGQRWDHMQYGLLEANRTAGKPYETRASCGLTRSLPGSKLSPEALIERADAEMYQNKKRLKAPSSDKVREG; translated from the coding sequence TTGCCAACCACCGCCCGCCGCTCCCTCCAGCCCCTCGATCTTGGACGGTACCAACAGGAACGGGATCTCCAAATGCTTCAGAGGCTCCGTTACTCCTCTTTTCTCCTTTTGGCTTTGGCTCCTTTTCAGCTTTATGCCGACTTCTTCCTGTACCGGGACGCGTCTCCCGCTTCCTTTCGTTACATCCTTCTTGCCATTCATGTCATCGGACTGCTGCTTTCCCTGCTGTACCTGATGCCCTATCCGCGCAAACGGATGACCGGCCACCGGTTCGGCCTTTCCCCTTCTGTCGTGATTACTGCATATTCCTGCTTATATCTCGGGGGAGGGATTCTGGCGTCGCTTAACAGCCAAAGCCTGACCGGGAATGTCGATGCCTATGTGGTCATCCTCTTTGCCGTCGCCGTGCTGCTCCCCTACCGGCCTGTTCCCTTCCTTGTTATAGTGGCAGCGGGGCACGCCCTGTTTCTCCTTCTGCTGGCGCACGTCAGCCGGGACCCCTTTGCCCTCGTCTCCAAGCAGATCAACACATCGGCTGCCGCCTTGATGAGCGTGGTCGCGGTTTTCACGTTCGACCGCCTGCGGTTCAAAAATTTCAGGCACCGGGTTATGCTCGAAGAGAAGGAGGAGCACCTCCGCCGGCTGTTCATGATCAATCCCCTTCCCCTCGTGCTCACCAGCATGGACGGAGAAAGAGTGATCCTGCACAATGACAAAGCGAAGGATTGGCTGGGGCTCTATGAGGAGGGCCGCGAGGCTCCCGTCTCCTCCCTTTTGTACCGGGATGAGACAGACCGTCTGGAGATTGCCGCCGGCCTGGAACAGAACGGGCGCATTCCGAACCGGATGCTTCCCGTAACGCTGCCTTCCGGGGAGACAAGATGGGTGATCGTCAACTACGAACGGATGGACTATGCGGGGGAAGCCTGCGTGCTGATCGGCATGACGGACATTTCGGAGCTCAAGCGGCTGGAGGACGAGCTCACCCGCCATGCCACCACGGATGAATTGACCGGAGTGCTGAACCGCCGGCAGGGCATGCTTCTTCTGCAGAGGGAATTGGAGGAGTCGGAACGGACCCACCGCGGCTTCGTGCTAGGCTTCGTGGACATTAATGGGTTAAAGCAGGTCAATGACCGGTACGGTCATGCCGAAGGCGATGACCTGATCGCCACGGCGAGCGGGGTTATGCAGCAGCATCTGCGTCCCGGCGAGTTTCTGTTCCGCTTTGGAGGGGATGAATTCGTAATGGTCCTTCGAGGCGGACTGAAAGAAGCCGGCCAAAGGTGGGACCATATGCAGTACGGCCTTCTGGAGGCTAACCGCACCGCCGGCAAGCCCTACGAAACAAGGGCAAGCTGCGGGTTGACCCGCAGCCTGCCCGGAAGTAAGCTCAGCCCCGAGGCGTTAATCGAACGGGCTGACGCCGAGATGTACCAGAACAAAAAAAGGCTCAAAGCCCCTTCCTCCGATAAGGTGCGGGAGGGTTGA
- a CDS encoding ATP-binding protein: MNVIKDFLLQLALSAIPMFTYQPFFEERGKQGWREKAVMAALWCLAVMLCMTFPAHFGEGYRLDVRVVPLVLGTLYGGPTTGLFLAVFTVGYRLAGGFDPGFYNTLGALLTAFPVVLGNVRRFQAADKAKRIRLGASLTLLYAFVGLLWFQVLNGGELGTLPVQGLHLLFVTVVGGLLTAFYEHLREIRRLRSEMLEAEKFRAIRDLTGIFAHEIRNPMQVVRGFLQLLDDPALPPRKKEFIQLSIEELDRANETINELLDFGKPAGGDNEEVEAGFQLQRVANLLHSYAELRSVTIHTERDADCWIRANPRKLSQCLVNILKNAVESMPEGGSIRAACSAEGDSRVLLTIEDQGVGMTREQLDRLGSPFYSLKESGTGLGMTVSFQIIRSLGGKVRVTSERGKGTRFAISFPKSDR; encoded by the coding sequence ATGAATGTGATCAAAGATTTCTTGCTGCAGCTGGCCCTTTCGGCCATCCCCATGTTTACCTACCAGCCGTTCTTCGAGGAGAGAGGGAAGCAGGGCTGGCGGGAAAAAGCCGTCATGGCCGCCCTGTGGTGCTTGGCCGTCATGCTTTGCATGACCTTCCCGGCCCATTTCGGAGAGGGCTACCGGCTCGATGTCCGGGTGGTTCCTCTTGTGCTCGGCACCTTGTACGGAGGCCCCACAACCGGTCTGTTTCTCGCCGTTTTCACGGTGGGGTACCGGCTTGCCGGCGGGTTCGATCCGGGGTTCTATAATACGCTCGGCGCTCTGCTGACGGCCTTTCCGGTTGTGCTTGGGAACGTCCGCCGCTTTCAGGCGGCCGATAAGGCGAAGCGAATCCGTCTTGGCGCCAGCCTGACCCTGCTCTACGCCTTCGTCGGGCTGCTGTGGTTTCAGGTGCTCAATGGGGGAGAGCTGGGAACTCTACCGGTCCAAGGCCTCCACCTGCTTTTTGTTACGGTGGTCGGAGGGCTCCTTACGGCCTTTTATGAGCATTTGCGGGAGATCCGGCGGCTGCGCAGCGAGATGCTGGAAGCGGAGAAATTCCGGGCTATCCGCGACTTGACGGGGATTTTTGCCCACGAGATCCGGAATCCGATGCAGGTGGTGCGGGGATTTCTGCAGCTCTTGGACGACCCCGCTCTTCCTCCCCGGAAGAAGGAATTCATCCAGCTTTCCATTGAGGAGCTGGACCGGGCCAACGAGACCATCAACGAGCTGCTCGATTTCGGCAAACCGGCTGGCGGGGACAACGAAGAGGTGGAGGCGGGCTTCCAGCTGCAGAGGGTGGCCAATCTGCTGCACTCGTATGCGGAGCTCCGCAGCGTCACAATCCACACCGAGAGAGATGCAGATTGCTGGATTCGGGCCAATCCCCGCAAGCTCAGCCAGTGCCTCGTCAATATCCTGAAAAATGCGGTGGAGTCCATGCCGGAGGGAGGAAGCATTCGGGCCGCCTGCTCGGCCGAAGGGGATTCCCGGGTCCTCTTGACGATTGAAGACCAGGGGGTGGGCATGACCCGGGAGCAGCTGGACCGGCTGGGGTCGCCGTTCTATTCCTTGAAGGAAAGCGGGACGGGCCTCGGCATGACGGTCAGCTTTCAGATCATCCGTTCCCTGGGGGGCAAAGTAAGGGTGACCAGCGAGAGGGGGAAAGGAACGCGGTTTGCCATTTCCTTCCCCAAGTCCGACCGGTAG
- a CDS encoding SRPBCC family protein produces MTAYQYAFRTIWEVEADLPRVWELLSDYQYGQWWKGVSAYKVREGSPGNGIGSVYASIFRTKLPYRLIFLSELVHCEPMRALEFKAYGELEGRGAWKLTQHGTITRIEYRWQVNTNKSWMNRLAPLLRPLYRWNHRKVMDEGARGFAKKLGARLVSC; encoded by the coding sequence TTGACGGCCTATCAGTATGCCTTCCGAACCATTTGGGAGGTGGAAGCGGATCTTCCCCGCGTATGGGAGCTTCTCAGCGATTACCAGTACGGGCAGTGGTGGAAAGGGGTCTCGGCCTATAAGGTGAGGGAGGGCAGCCCGGGCAATGGAATCGGAAGCGTGTATGCCTCCATCTTTCGGACGAAGCTTCCTTACCGGCTTATCTTCTTGTCCGAGCTCGTCCACTGTGAGCCGATGCGGGCTCTGGAATTCAAGGCCTACGGGGAGTTGGAGGGAAGAGGGGCCTGGAAGCTGACCCAGCACGGGACCATTACCCGGATCGAATACCGCTGGCAGGTGAACACCAACAAGTCGTGGATGAACAGGCTTGCTCCGCTTCTGCGGCCGCTCTACCGGTGGAACCACCGCAAGGTGATGGACGAAGGGGCCCGGGGATTTGCCAAAAAATTGGGGGCCCGTCTTGTCTCCTGTTGA
- a CDS encoding sugar porter family MFS transporter — MTNPRPPKRKAFSLFSTVYSIIAAIGGFLFGYDTAVISGAVGFIQERFDLNPGMLGWMVSSLIVGAAAGAAFSGVLSDKFGRKKMLIASALIFVAGSIGSAIPSTVTGLIVARIIGGIGVGMASTLAPLYISEIAPARIRGRLVSIYQFAVVTGIFVTFFINAQIAGFGDNAWDVSTAWRWMLGFGIAPGILYMLLLLFIPETPRWLMKNKQEVRALEVLERMNGKEAAKADLHEIMNLKESDEGSFRDLFRRALRQPLLVGVALAVLQQITGINAIMYYAPEIFKQTGAGTNAALTQTILVGLVNFAFTLVALWLIDKAGRKALLLVGSTLMTVCLAVVGYGFHSPDMPGSWILFFILLYVAAFAVSLGPVVWVMISEIFPTRVRGRATAFAALCLWLADYLVSQTFPMLLDGIGTAATFWLFGAISLVGVFFCAKAVPETKGKSLEEIEQYWADRS, encoded by the coding sequence TTGACAAATCCACGTCCCCCAAAACGCAAAGCGTTCTCTCTCTTCTCGACGGTTTATTCCATCATTGCCGCCATTGGCGGTTTTTTGTTCGGGTACGACACCGCGGTTATTTCCGGCGCCGTCGGTTTTATTCAAGAACGATTCGATCTGAACCCGGGCATGCTCGGGTGGATGGTGTCCAGTCTGATCGTGGGCGCCGCCGCCGGGGCCGCTTTCTCCGGAGTGCTGAGCGATAAGTTCGGCCGCAAAAAGATGCTGATCGCCTCAGCGCTTATCTTTGTCGCCGGTTCAATAGGCTCCGCCATTCCGAGCACGGTAACCGGGCTTATTGTCGCCCGGATTATCGGGGGGATCGGCGTGGGGATGGCTTCGACGCTGGCCCCTCTGTACATTTCGGAAATTGCCCCCGCCCGGATTCGGGGCCGCCTGGTCTCCATTTATCAGTTTGCGGTCGTGACCGGCATCTTCGTCACCTTCTTCATCAACGCCCAGATTGCCGGCTTCGGGGACAACGCCTGGGATGTTTCCACCGCCTGGCGGTGGATGTTAGGCTTCGGCATAGCGCCGGGAATTCTGTATATGCTGCTGCTGTTATTTATTCCGGAAACCCCCCGCTGGCTTATGAAGAATAAACAGGAAGTGCGCGCCCTGGAGGTTCTGGAACGCATGAACGGCAAGGAGGCGGCGAAGGCGGACCTGCATGAAATCATGAACCTGAAGGAAAGCGACGAAGGGTCCTTCCGAGATCTGTTTCGCCGTGCTCTCCGGCAGCCGCTACTGGTGGGAGTCGCTTTGGCCGTTCTTCAGCAGATCACCGGGATAAACGCGATCATGTACTATGCCCCGGAAATCTTTAAACAAACGGGGGCCGGTACCAATGCCGCCCTGACGCAGACGATTCTGGTCGGGCTCGTGAATTTTGCCTTTACTCTGGTCGCCTTGTGGCTTATTGATAAAGCGGGGCGGAAGGCGCTGCTTCTGGTGGGTTCTACCCTGATGACGGTCTGTTTGGCCGTTGTGGGGTATGGTTTCCATTCCCCGGATATGCCGGGCTCCTGGATCCTCTTCTTTATTCTGCTGTATGTAGCGGCGTTTGCCGTTTCCCTCGGGCCGGTCGTGTGGGTCATGATTTCGGAAATTTTCCCTACCCGGGTCAGAGGCCGGGCCACGGCCTTCGCGGCGTTATGCTTATGGCTGGCGGATTACCTGGTTTCCCAGACGTTCCCCATGCTTCTCGACGGCATCGGCACCGCGGCCACGTTCTGGTTGTTCGGCGCTATTTCTCTTGTCGGGGTCTTCTTCTGCGCGAAGGCGGTCCCCGAAACGAAGGGCAAATCGCTGGAGGAAATCGAGCAGTATTGGGCCGACCGGTCGTAA
- a CDS encoding sulfite oxidase-like oxidoreductase, with the protein MSIDKGKDIAERVPPGQKLTDGFPVLHYGDVPYYRDMSQWDFRVFGLVEEELTVPYKEFMALPRQEFRNDIHCVTTWSKLDNTWEGVAVSTIMDRVKLKPEAKFVMLHAEHGWSTNLPLEDFLKETSFFGIKHNGELLTPEHGYPVRMVVPHLYFWKSAKWLRGIEFMAKDKPGFWERNGYHMYGDPWKEQRYDWD; encoded by the coding sequence ATGTCAATCGACAAGGGCAAGGACATCGCAGAACGCGTCCCTCCCGGCCAGAAGCTGACGGACGGCTTCCCGGTGCTTCATTACGGGGATGTGCCTTACTACCGGGACATGAGCCAGTGGGATTTTCGCGTGTTCGGACTGGTGGAGGAGGAGCTAACCGTTCCCTACAAGGAATTCATGGCCCTTCCCCGGCAGGAATTCCGCAACGACATCCACTGCGTCACCACGTGGTCGAAGCTCGACAATACATGGGAAGGCGTGGCGGTCTCTACGATCATGGATCGGGTCAAGCTGAAGCCCGAGGCCAAATTCGTCATGCTGCACGCCGAGCACGGCTGGTCGACGAACCTGCCGCTGGAAGATTTTCTGAAGGAAACGAGCTTCTTCGGCATCAAGCATAACGGAGAGCTGCTCACCCCGGAGCACGGGTATCCCGTCCGGATGGTCGTTCCTCATTTGTACTTCTGGAAGAGCGCCAAGTGGCTGCGCGGGATTGAATTTATGGCAAAGGACAAGCCGGGCTTCTGGGAGCGGAATGGGTATCACATGTACGGCGATCCCTGGAAAGAGCAGAGGTACGATTGGGATTAG
- a CDS encoding aldo/keto reductase, which translates to MRYTPFGKIGYEVSSLGFGAMNLPGVPLEQARAALNYALDHGINYIDTAAGYRNSEEIIGESISHRRQEYFLATKTNKRDYATAKEEINRSLMRMKTDHVDLLQIHYVNYVTEYQKAMDEGGAYEAALEAQREGKVRHIGITGHRPELLAKWVRSGKFDQVLFHLNLAQPFAKEELIPVLNELNMGRVAMKPLSGGFIQPVEKAVRYPYSQDVHVTISGMVSVDEVRENIAAQEREVGEEERQELHGLALELGTHSCRRCNYCSCPLEIPIPDVMISSVVRDKFGLLPKGNGFYDKHREKLLSCADYEPCREKPLCEQKCPYHLPMRRVIMESAAALV; encoded by the coding sequence ATGCGCTACACCCCATTTGGAAAAATCGGTTACGAGGTGTCTTCGCTAGGATTCGGGGCGATGAATTTGCCGGGCGTGCCCCTGGAGCAAGCCCGGGCTGCCCTCAACTATGCGCTGGATCACGGAATTAATTATATCGATACGGCGGCGGGCTACCGCAACAGCGAGGAAATTATCGGCGAAAGCATCTCGCATCGGCGGCAGGAATATTTCCTCGCCACCAAGACGAACAAACGCGATTATGCCACGGCGAAGGAAGAAATCAACCGCAGCCTGATGCGGATGAAAACGGATCATGTCGATCTGCTGCAGATTCACTATGTGAATTACGTGACGGAATACCAGAAGGCGATGGACGAAGGCGGGGCTTATGAAGCGGCTCTCGAAGCCCAGCGGGAAGGGAAGGTGCGCCACATCGGCATAACCGGACACAGGCCTGAGCTGCTCGCCAAGTGGGTAAGAAGCGGCAAGTTCGATCAGGTGCTTTTTCACCTGAACCTGGCCCAGCCGTTTGCCAAGGAAGAGCTGATTCCCGTCCTGAACGAACTGAATATGGGCCGGGTGGCCATGAAGCCGCTGTCGGGCGGGTTCATCCAGCCGGTGGAGAAAGCGGTGCGCTATCCTTACAGCCAGGATGTGCACGTGACCATTTCCGGAATGGTCAGCGTGGACGAGGTGAGGGAAAATATCGCCGCGCAGGAAAGGGAAGTTGGGGAGGAGGAACGGCAGGAGCTGCACGGACTCGCCCTCGAGCTCGGAACGCACAGCTGCCGGCGCTGCAACTACTGCTCCTGCCCGCTCGAGATTCCTATTCCGGATGTCATGATTTCAAGCGTCGTCCGCGACAAATTCGGGCTTCTTCCGAAAGGAAACGGCTTCTACGACAAGCACCGGGAAAAGCTGCTGTCCTGTGCGGATTACGAGCCGTGCCGGGAAAAGCCGCTTTGCGAGCAAAAATGCCCTTATCATCTTCCTATGCGCCGGGTGATCATGGAGTCGGCCGCCGCCCTTGTCTAA